One Agelaius phoeniceus isolate bAgePho1 chromosome 7, bAgePho1.hap1, whole genome shotgun sequence DNA segment encodes these proteins:
- the UBXN4 gene encoding UBX domain-containing protein 4: MWFGGSVPAAIAAAKERSSVFVVFVAGEDEQSAEMAARWEDEKVTEAASDGFVAIKIDTKSEACLQFSQIYPVVCVPSSFFIGDNGIPLEVIAGSVSVEELVTRIHKVKQMHTGKGRPVENGSQASAPCPSSQSDGAPENAESRAGLCNSAEALMPETIASSAGNDEANSGEANQEATNSADEQANDAQPVNDLTLKVERLTKKLEERREEKRKEEEQKEIKKEIERRKTGKEMLEYKRRQEEELTKRMLEERNREKAEERAARERIRQQIAMDRAERAARFAKSKEEAEAAKAAALQAKQAEIEARKEAAQRERSAIARIQFRLPDGSSFTNQFPSEARLEEARQFAAQTVGNTYGNFSLATMFPRREFTKEDYGKKLLELELAPSASVVLLPAGRPATSVVQASGSDLWKFLGTILYPLLAVWRFISNFLFTSPPPSQPSVRSAHQQEHSAPSTSGSLEQSRQAVRKRVVEKRGEDFKKEGKIYRLRTQDDGEDENNTWNGNSTQQM; this comes from the exons ATGTGGTTCGGCGGCTCCGTCCCCGCCGCCATCGCCGCCGCCAAGGAGCGCAGCTCCGTCTTCGTCGTGTTCGTGGCAG GTGAAGATGAACAATCTGCTGAGATGGCTGCAAGGTGGGAAGATGAGAAGGTGACTGAAGCTGCATCAGATGGTTTTGTTGCTATTAAAATTGACACCAAAAG tGAAGCATGCCTGCAGTTTTCTCAAATTT ATCCCGTAGTGTGCGTCCCATCCAGCTTTTTTATAGGAGACAATGGAATCCCTTTGGAAGTTATTGCTGGCAGCGTTTCTGTGGAAGAGCTTGTTACCAGAATCCATAAAGTCAAACAG ATGCACACAGGGAAAGGGCGGCCTGTGGAGAACGGCAGTCAGGcatctgctccctgtccctcctctcAGTCTGATGGTGCTCCAGAAAATGCAGAATCCAGAGCAGGGCTTTGTAACTCTGCTGAGGCTCTTATGCCTGAGACAATAGCATCTTCTGCTGGTAATG ATGAAGCAAATTCAGGTGAAGCAAACCAGGAAGCAACTAATTCTGCAGATGAGCAAGCAAATGATGCTCAGCCTGTGAATGATCTTACACTCAAAGTAGAAAG GTTAACAAAAAAGCTTGAAGAAAGAcgagaagagaaaaggaaagaagaagagcag aaagaaattaagaaagaaattgaaagaagGAAAACTGGTAAAGAAATGTTGGAGTACAAAAGACGACAGGAAGAAGAACTGACCAAACGTATGTTGGAGGAAAGGaacagagaaaaggcagaagagaggGCTGCCAGAGAGCGCATAAGGCAACAGATTGCAATG GATCGTGCTGAGAGGGCAGCTCGCTTTGCAAAGTCGAAGGAAGAAGCAGAAGCTGCaaaagctgcagctcttcaggCTAAACAGGCTGAAATAGAGGCCAGAAAAGAGGCAGCTCAAAGGGAGCGAAG TGCAATAGCCAGGATTCAGTTCCGCCTCCCCGATGGATCTTCCTTCACCAACCAGTTCCCATCTGAAGCACGGCTAGAAGAAGCCAGGCAGTTTGCTGCACAG ACGGTTGGTAACACTTATGGCAATTTTTCACTGGCGACAATGTTTCCCAGGAGGGAGTTTACCAAAGAAGATTATGGAAAGAAGTTACTGGAACTCGAGTTAGCACCCAGTGCTTCAGTAGTGCTGCTGCCG GCAGGAAGACCTGCGACTTCTGTTGTTCAGGCTTCGGGCAGTGATCTGTGGAAGTTCTTGGGCACAATCCTTTACCCCCTCTTAGCAGTTTGGAGATTCATTAGCAACTTCCTGTTTACGAGCCCTCCCCCCTCACAGCCCTCTGTGAGATCAGCTCATCAGCAAGAGCACTCAGCTCCCTCCACGTCGGGCAGCCTCGAGCAAAGCAG GCAAGCAGTCAGGAAACGAGTAGTGGAAAAGCGGGGGGAAGACTTcaaaaaagaaggcaaaatatATAGACTGAGGACTCAAGATGATGGAGAAGATGAAAACAATACTTGGAATGGAAATTCTACACAACAAATGTAG